A window from Nothobranchius furzeri strain GRZ-AD chromosome 17, NfurGRZ-RIMD1, whole genome shotgun sequence encodes these proteins:
- the nelfb gene encoding negative elongation factor B isoform X1 — protein MFAGLPELGIANGEDLKETLTNCTEPLKAIDQFQMENGILLPTLQSALPFLDLHGTPRLEFHQSVFDELRDKLMERVATIAEGKEDDRYVKLEELLEKSFPLVKMPSIQPVVMQVLKHLPKVPEKKLKLVMADKELYKVCAVQVKRQIWQDNQALFGDEVSPLLKQYIVEKEAALFSSDLSILHNFFSSSPKARRQGEVVLRLTQMIGKNVKLYDMVLQFLRTLFLRTRNVHYCTLRAELLMSLHDLDISEICSVDPCHKFTWCLDACIREKFVDGKRARELQGFLDGVKKGQEQVLGDLSMILCDPFASNTLVLSIIRNLQELLSQDALPRDSPDLLLLLRMLSLGQGAWDIIDSQVFKEPRLDLEVVTRFLPAMMTVVVDDHTFIVEQKLPSEEKTSLSYPAAVPDVFSRYLQDNRVACEMGLYYVLHIAKLRNKNALQRLLPALVDTYNDMAFGDIFLHLLTGHLTLLSDEFGSEEFCSVVFDGFLLTSFSSKENVHRHILRMLLHLHHKVLPSCLETLMKTLEPPKQCSEPLKELYSQLTEKLEAQKKTPPPSDEAPSLDLGLHPVSVPTSTPTTPV, from the exons ATGTTTGCGGGTCTACCGGAGCTCGGGATCGCTAACGGGGAGGATCTCAAAGAAACCCTCACTAACTGCACGGAGCCTCTGAAAGCCATCGATCAGTTTCAG ATGGAGAATGGCATCCTGCTGCCGACGCTCCAGTCCGCTCTGCCCTTCCTGGACCTCCACGGGACGCCCCGGCTAGAGTTCCATCAGTCTGTGTTTGACGAGCTTCGGGACAAGCTGATGGAGCGCGTTGCCACCATCGCTGAGGGAAAAGAGGACGACAG GTATgtgaagctggaggagctgctggagaagaGCTTTCCTCTTGTTAAGATGCCCTCCATCCAGCCGGTGGTGATGCAGGTGCTGAAGCATCTGCCCAAG GTACCAGAGAAGAAGCTGAAGCTGGTCATGGCTGACAAAGAGCTGTACAAGGTGTGTGCTGTGCAGGTGAAGAGGCAGATCTGGCAGGACAACCAGGCTCTGTTTGGGGACGAGGTGTCCCCGCTCCTAAAGCAGTACATCGTGGAAAAGGAAGCCGCTCTGTTCAGCAGCGACCTCTCCATCCTCCACAACTTCTTCAGCTCTTCTCCTAAAGCCCGGCGCCAAGGCGAG GTGGTGCTGAGGCTGACCCAGATGATCGGTAAAAATGTGAAGCTGTACGACATGGTGCTACAGTTTCTTCGAACGCTCTTCCTGCGAACACGAAACGTTCACTACTGCACGCTGAGAGCCGAGCTGCTCATGTCCCTCCACGACCTGGACATCAGTGAGATCTGCTCTGTGGACCCCTGCCACAAG TTCACTTGGTGTTTGGATGCCTGCATCCGTGAGAAGTTTGTGGATGGAAAGCGAGCCAGAGAGCTGCAGGGCTTCCTGGATGGTGTGAAGAAGGGACAGGAGCAGGTTCTTGG AGACTTGTCCATGATCCTTTGTGACCCGTTTGCCAGCAACACCCTGGTTCTGAGTATCATCAGGAACTTACAGGAGCTGCTGAGTCAAGATGCTCTACCACGG gACAGTCcagacctgctgctgctgctgaggatgCTGTCTCTGGGACAGGGAGCCTGGGACATAATTGACAGCCAGGTCTTCAAAGAGCCTCGTCTG GATCTGGAGGTGGTGACCCGCTTCCTGCCTGCGATGATGACCGTGGTTGTAGATGATCACACCTTCATTGTAGAGCAGAAGCTCCCCAGTGAGGAGAAGACGTCTCTGTCGTACCCCGCCGCCGTCCCAGACGTGTTCAGCAG GTACCTGCAGGACAACAGAGTGGCCTGTGAAATGGGACTCTACTATGTTCTCCACATCGCCAAACTGCGGAACAAGAATGCCTTGCAGCGGTTGCTGCCAGCTCTGG TGGACACCTACAATGACATGGCTTTTGGGGACATCTTCCTGCACCTTCTGACCGGACATCTGACCCTGCTCTCGGATGAGTTTGGATCTGAAGAGTTTTGTTCTGTCGTCTTTGATGGTTTCCTTCTCACGTCCTTCTCCAG TAAAGAAAATGTCCACAGACACATCCTCCGCATGCTGCTGCATCTTCACCATAAAGTTCTGCCCTCGTGTTTGGAGACGCTGATGAAAACTCTGGAACCTCCAAAGCAG